Proteins co-encoded in one Alphaproteobacteria bacterium genomic window:
- the rpmF gene encoding 50S ribosomal protein L32 has translation MAVPKRKTSPSRRGMRQSHLALSKTAVSEDKTTGELKRPHHVSPDGHYRGRKVTNAKVKR, from the coding sequence ATGGCTGTTCCAAAGAGAAAAACCTCGCCGTCACGTCGCGGGATGCGTCAATCGCACCTAGCGCTGAGCAAAACGGCAGTCAGCGAAGACAAAACCACAGGTGAACTCAAGCGTCCGCACCATGTATCGCCCGATGGGCATTACCGTGGCCGCAAAGTGACCAACGCTAAAGTTAAGCGCTAG
- a CDS encoding adenylyltransferase/cytidyltransferase family protein, with protein MSNNTVVCVGRFQPFHNGHYYHLRELIEEGLQPLVFIPVNTQLPREPFTFEQRKRMIQLSFADSAVQPIIIPLDSNYQFLGKDESGLAIFDIKNWTDGIVQKVEDLFPNQKVAYASGYNCEKYNLKYGSIDLGKIASVESLGNSNSIFERFIETKYKGQVHATQIRKQFIQKDEFGRFSLTTNGEFDANEVMPPQVVNYINTECQNVLGSLHHYCHSAKFVT; from the coding sequence ATGTCTAATAATACCGTTGTTTGTGTTGGAAGATTTCAACCTTTTCATAATGGACATTATTATCATCTAAGGGAGCTTATTGAAGAAGGTTTGCAGCCGTTGGTTTTTATTCCCGTCAACACCCAATTACCTCGAGAACCTTTTACATTCGAGCAGAGGAAACGGATGATTCAACTGTCATTTGCAGACAGCGCCGTTCAACCAATTATCATTCCCTTGGATAGTAATTACCAATTTTTGGGGAAAGACGAGTCTGGTCTAGCAATATTCGACATAAAAAATTGGACAGATGGGATTGTGCAGAAAGTAGAAGATTTATTCCCGAATCAGAAAGTTGCTTATGCATCTGGATACAATTGTGAAAAATACAATTTAAAATACGGATCAATCGATTTGGGAAAAATTGCCTCAGTTGAATCCTTAGGAAATAGTAATTCTATTTTTGAGCGCTTCATTGAAACCAAATACAAGGGACAAGTTCATGCTACGCAAATCCGCAAACAGTTCATACAAAAAGATGAGTTTGGGCGTTTTAGTCTCACTACTAACGGCGAATTCGATGCTAATGAAGTAATGCCTCCCCAAGTCGTCAATTATATTAACACCGAGTGTCAGAATGTGCTGGGTTCTCTTCACCATTATTGCCATTCTGCTAAATTTGTAACCTGA
- the mutS gene encoding DNA mismatch repair protein MutS has product MSRAQRAPNITTDSLTTSENTRCDATKMQSAATPAMQQYFEVKAKHPDCLLFYRMGDFYELFFDDALTASKILDIALTKRGKHAGEDIPMCGVPVHAAENYLQRLIASGKKIAICEQLETPEEAKKRGYKAVVRRDVVRIVTPGTITEDALLQPSTSYYLAALSLNKAHATVAWLELSTGAFQVLDCDAVALPAQLARINPREILVSEKDYPALTQEWASKATIQPNAQFDHKRNEHVLVNHYEVAQLSGLGAFSNEAVIACGVLVQYLQLTQLEAIPRLERPKPQTSDATLYMDAATRRNLELSETLGGERNGSLLSIIDETKTAAGARLLNQFLHAPITDIALINARYDAVEWALKHDGLRQQLRARLAEISDSERALSRLSLGRGGPRDLLALKQTLTAYQQLRDDWFKLPETANAPATLNDAVAALKGHEILADTLASALKPEVPHLARDGNFIASGFRADLDEYRTLRDESKRVMMVMEQELKKRTDITSLKIKFNNVLGYFIEITPIHEKKVPPDFIHRQTMAGALRYTTPELNELARSVEEAADKALKLEQMIFEELVTAIMTRYDALITSARAIALLDVMTSFAQLAQTQQLARPTLTHDDTFVLSKGRHLVVEAALRKQHKEFIANDCTLNGQGNLWLITGPNMGGKSTFLRQQALMIILAQMGCFVPAESAIIGIADTLFCRVGAADDLARGQSTFMVEMVETASILNQATEKSFVIMDEIGRGTATFDGVSIAWAVAEHLHNVTKCRALFATHYHELTDLSESLPRLRNYHAAVKEYQGQVIFLHHIREGFADKSYGIHVAALAGIPKTVLTRAKQLLQQLEQTHHLDVNPNQASLPLFKTPETVPHPAIEMLKTCNPDDLSPKQALELLFEIKELDL; this is encoded by the coding sequence ATGTCCCGCGCGCAAAGAGCGCCTAACATAACGACCGATTCGCTAACAACAAGCGAAAACACACGCTGCGATGCAACAAAAATGCAAAGCGCTGCAACCCCCGCTATGCAGCAATATTTTGAGGTAAAAGCTAAGCACCCCGACTGTTTGTTATTTTACCGCATGGGTGATTTTTACGAACTATTTTTCGATGATGCGCTCACTGCTTCCAAAATACTCGACATTGCGCTCACCAAGCGCGGCAAGCACGCGGGCGAGGATATACCTATGTGCGGTGTGCCCGTGCATGCAGCAGAAAATTATCTGCAGCGCTTGATCGCTTCAGGCAAAAAAATTGCTATTTGCGAGCAGCTCGAAACACCAGAAGAAGCAAAAAAGCGTGGTTATAAAGCAGTGGTGCGGCGCGATGTGGTTCGCATCGTCACCCCAGGCACTATCACCGAGGACGCGTTATTACAGCCTTCAACATCCTATTATCTTGCCGCGCTTAGCCTCAATAAAGCCCATGCGACTGTCGCATGGTTGGAACTTTCAACTGGTGCTTTCCAAGTATTGGACTGCGATGCTGTCGCGTTGCCAGCCCAACTGGCACGGATCAATCCACGTGAAATATTGGTGAGTGAAAAAGATTACCCAGCGCTAACGCAAGAATGGGCAAGCAAGGCAACAATTCAACCTAACGCGCAGTTCGATCACAAACGAAACGAGCACGTGCTTGTAAACCATTACGAAGTGGCGCAGCTATCGGGCTTGGGCGCCTTCTCGAACGAAGCTGTCATCGCATGCGGTGTGTTGGTTCAGTATCTGCAACTCACTCAGCTTGAAGCGATACCGCGCCTCGAGCGACCAAAGCCTCAAACCTCCGATGCAACTCTGTATATGGACGCAGCGACACGTCGTAATTTGGAGCTTAGTGAAACACTTGGTGGTGAACGTAATGGTAGCTTGCTCAGCATTATTGATGAAACAAAAACCGCCGCAGGCGCGCGTTTGCTCAATCAGTTCTTACATGCACCCATAACGGACATAGCGCTAATCAATGCACGTTATGATGCCGTTGAATGGGCGCTTAAGCACGACGGTTTGCGCCAGCAACTACGCGCGAGACTCGCAGAAATAAGCGATAGTGAGCGCGCCCTGTCGCGCCTTTCGCTTGGCCGTGGTGGCCCGCGTGATTTGCTGGCACTTAAGCAAACGCTCACGGCCTATCAGCAGTTGCGTGATGATTGGTTCAAACTACCAGAAACGGCGAATGCACCCGCAACGCTTAATGATGCAGTGGCCGCACTTAAAGGGCACGAAATTCTTGCTGATACATTAGCAAGTGCCCTGAAACCAGAAGTGCCGCACCTCGCGCGTGATGGTAATTTCATCGCCTCAGGTTTTCGTGCGGATCTAGACGAATACCGTACGTTGCGTGATGAAAGCAAACGCGTGATGATGGTCATGGAGCAGGAGCTAAAAAAGCGTACAGACATCACGTCACTTAAAATTAAATTCAATAATGTGCTGGGCTATTTCATCGAAATTACGCCCATTCATGAGAAGAAAGTGCCGCCTGATTTCATTCACCGTCAAACGATGGCAGGTGCATTGCGCTATACCACGCCAGAGTTAAATGAACTCGCCCGCAGCGTAGAAGAGGCGGCCGATAAAGCGCTCAAGCTTGAGCAGATGATTTTTGAAGAGCTCGTAACAGCTATCATGACGCGCTATGATGCGCTGATTACTTCCGCACGCGCGATTGCATTGCTGGACGTCATGACGAGTTTTGCCCAGCTTGCGCAAACCCAACAACTCGCGCGGCCAACACTCACCCATGACGATACGTTTGTGCTGAGTAAGGGTCGCCATTTAGTGGTGGAGGCTGCACTACGTAAGCAGCATAAAGAATTTATCGCCAATGATTGCACGCTTAACGGGCAGGGTAATCTGTGGCTGATTACTGGCCCCAACATGGGCGGTAAATCAACCTTCCTGCGTCAGCAGGCGCTCATGATCATCCTCGCGCAGATGGGGTGCTTTGTTCCTGCTGAATCCGCCATCATTGGTATTGCAGACACGCTATTTTGTCGTGTCGGTGCGGCAGATGATTTGGCGCGCGGCCAATCCACCTTCATGGTGGAAATGGTGGAGACCGCATCCATTCTCAATCAAGCGACAGAAAAATCCTTTGTGATTATGGACGAAATAGGCCGTGGCACCGCAACATTCGACGGCGTATCCATCGCGTGGGCAGTGGCAGAGCACTTGCATAACGTCACGAAATGCCGCGCTTTATTTGCCACGCATTATCACGAGCTCACCGATCTATCGGAAAGTTTACCGCGCTTACGCAATTATCACGCCGCCGTAAAAGAATATCAGGGGCAGGTGATTTTTCTTCACCATATTCGCGAAGGTTTTGCTGATAAATCATACGGCATTCACGTGGCAGCGCTCGCGGGTATTCCAAAAACTGTTCTCACGCGAGCGAAGCAATTACTTCAGCAGCTCGAACAAACCCACCACCTTGATGTGAATCCCAATCAGGCGAGTTTGCCGCTCTTCAAAACACCTGAAACGGTACCGCACCCAGCGATTGAAATGCTCAAAACATGCAATCCTGATGATTTGTCGCCCAAACAGGCTCTTGAATTATTATTTGAAATCAAGGAGTTGGATTTGTGA
- the lipA gene encoding lipoyl synthase: MRGMADLLNMSKAEDKKLPKPDWIRVKAPVSQGFKDTRDLMRSQKLNTVCEEAACPNIGECWSKGHATVMILGDTCTRACAFCNIKTGVPNKVDPDEPHNLAVAVGQLGLKHVVITSVDRDDLEDGGANHFAQCIEYIRTTAPETTIEILTPDFRRKDGNLEIVVKARPDVFNHNIETVPRLYQKIRPGARYFHSLNLLKKVKEQDPSIFTKSGIMVGLGETKEEVLQVMDDFRSADIDFITIGQYLQPTPNHAPVDRYVTPDEFKYYERVAWTKGFLMVSATPLTRSSYHADADFARMRDERNKRLEPNAANDNV, translated from the coding sequence ATGCGGGGCATGGCCGATCTATTAAATATGTCCAAGGCGGAAGACAAAAAGCTTCCCAAGCCCGACTGGATTCGGGTGAAAGCCCCTGTATCGCAAGGGTTCAAGGATACGCGCGACCTGATGCGCAGCCAGAAATTGAACACCGTGTGCGAAGAGGCGGCTTGCCCGAATATCGGCGAGTGCTGGTCCAAAGGTCATGCGACGGTGATGATTCTGGGTGATACCTGCACTCGCGCCTGCGCCTTTTGTAACATCAAAACGGGCGTACCCAATAAAGTCGACCCTGACGAGCCGCATAATCTGGCAGTCGCGGTTGGCCAGCTTGGCCTGAAACACGTGGTCATTACCTCGGTGGATAGGGATGATCTGGAAGATGGCGGGGCGAATCACTTTGCTCAATGTATCGAATATATACGCACCACCGCGCCTGAAACGACGATTGAGATTCTCACACCCGATTTCCGCCGTAAGGACGGCAACCTTGAAATCGTGGTGAAGGCTCGCCCTGATGTGTTCAACCACAATATCGAGACGGTGCCGAGGCTTTATCAAAAAATCCGCCCGGGGGCGCGCTACTTCCATTCACTGAACCTGCTCAAAAAAGTGAAAGAGCAAGATCCGAGCATTTTTACCAAATCGGGCATTATGGTCGGCCTTGGTGAAACAAAAGAAGAAGTGCTGCAGGTGATGGATGATTTCCGCTCGGCAGATATCGACTTCATCACCATTGGGCAATATCTACAACCCACGCCAAACCATGCGCCAGTTGATCGTTACGTTACCCCAGACGAATTCAAATATTATGAGCGCGTAGCATGGACGAAGGGATTCCTGATGGTGTCGGCAACGCCCCTCACCCGCTCCAGCTACCATGCGGATGCGGATTTCGCCCGCATGCGCGACGAGCGCAACAAGCGCCTAGAACCCAACGCGGCGAATGATAATGTCTAA
- a CDS encoding NADP-dependent malic enzyme, producing MASENMKITDEEALAYHAMGQPGKISITPTKPLITQRDLALGYSPGVAVPCIKIHEDKNAAYDYTSKGNLVAVISNGTAVLGLGNLGALASKPVMEGKAILFKRFADIDSIDIEIDSTDIEEIVSAVKVISPTFGGINLEDIGAPDCFIIEERLKALCDIPVFHDDQHGTAIITAAGLINAAHVTGRKFSDLKVVANGAGSAGIACIELIKRMGVKHENVLLCDRTGVIYEGRTEQMNQWKSAHAVKTKRRTLTEALEGADVFLGLSSAGAVTKEMVKSMAKAPIIFAMANPVPEIMPEEVLEVRKDAIIATGRSDYNNQVNNVMGFPYIFRGALDVRAKTINEEMKIAAAEALARLAREEVPEEVLAAYAGREMKYGPEYIIPTPFDPRLITTIPVAVAQAAMDTGVARKPIKDFDAYKHALGARLNPTANSMAQIFDVVRQNPQRVIFAEGEEEKTIRAAIHWRDNGYGAPILVGRADRIRDTINHLGIKNADDLEIVNAAVSKHLNLYIEQLYKKLQRKGFLERDVERMVKNDRNIFASCMLQAGHGDAMVTGLTRNYYRALENICRVIDTKKGEFLFGMSALVTKNRTVFISDTVVQELPTSEELADIAIRTAKKVRQLGHEPRVALLSYSNFGNPMKEKSKRIRDAVELLDENKDIDFEYDGEMSADVALNTELRALYPFCRLSEPANVLVMPALHSAHISSNLMEELEVGSVIGPVLVGLEKPVQIASMNASVSDIINLAAVASVEAIDEKNHKVTKKPKKSAVVSIDKAKKN from the coding sequence ATGGCCAGCGAAAACATGAAAATTACCGACGAAGAAGCTCTTGCCTACCACGCCATGGGTCAGCCTGGAAAAATTTCCATTACTCCTACGAAGCCACTTATTACACAGCGCGACCTCGCGCTCGGCTACTCACCTGGTGTTGCTGTTCCTTGCATTAAAATCCATGAAGATAAAAATGCCGCTTACGATTACACTTCAAAGGGCAACTTGGTTGCGGTGATTTCTAACGGCACTGCAGTGCTTGGTCTTGGTAATCTTGGTGCACTTGCCAGCAAGCCTGTGATGGAAGGTAAAGCGATCCTCTTCAAACGATTCGCAGACATTGATTCGATTGATATCGAAATCGATTCGACCGACATCGAAGAAATTGTCAGCGCTGTAAAAGTTATCTCACCAACCTTTGGTGGCATTAACCTCGAAGACATCGGCGCACCTGATTGCTTTATTATTGAAGAGCGCCTGAAAGCGCTGTGCGATATCCCCGTATTCCATGACGACCAGCACGGCACGGCTATTATTACGGCTGCGGGTCTTATTAACGCTGCGCACGTCACTGGCCGTAAGTTCAGCGACCTGAAAGTCGTTGCAAACGGCGCTGGTTCGGCAGGCATTGCGTGTATTGAGCTCATCAAGCGCATGGGCGTGAAACACGAGAACGTATTGCTCTGCGATAGAACGGGCGTGATTTACGAAGGCCGCACCGAGCAAATGAATCAATGGAAATCAGCGCACGCGGTAAAAACAAAGCGTCGTACGCTCACTGAAGCACTCGAAGGTGCGGATGTATTCTTGGGTCTGTCATCTGCAGGTGCTGTGACCAAAGAAATGGTGAAGTCGATGGCGAAAGCGCCAATCATCTTCGCAATGGCAAACCCTGTTCCAGAAATCATGCCTGAGGAAGTGCTCGAAGTTCGCAAAGACGCGATCATCGCAACAGGCAGAAGCGACTATAACAACCAAGTCAATAACGTGATGGGCTTCCCTTACATCTTCCGTGGTGCGTTGGATGTTCGTGCAAAAACCATCAACGAAGAAATGAAAATCGCTGCTGCTGAAGCGCTTGCACGTCTTGCGCGTGAAGAAGTGCCAGAGGAAGTGTTGGCTGCTTATGCTGGCCGCGAAATGAAGTATGGCCCTGAATATATTATTCCAACACCATTTGATCCGCGTTTGATTACGACCATTCCAGTGGCCGTTGCCCAAGCAGCGATGGATACAGGGGTTGCGCGTAAGCCAATCAAGGATTTCGATGCGTATAAGCACGCACTTGGTGCACGCTTGAACCCAACCGCGAATAGCATGGCGCAGATTTTTGACGTAGTGCGTCAAAATCCACAGCGCGTGATTTTCGCAGAAGGTGAAGAGGAAAAAACCATTCGTGCCGCTATTCACTGGCGCGATAATGGGTATGGCGCGCCTATTCTCGTTGGCCGTGCAGACCGCATTCGTGATACGATTAATCACCTCGGCATTAAAAACGCGGATGATTTGGAAATCGTCAATGCGGCGGTTAGCAAGCACCTCAATCTCTACATTGAGCAGCTATATAAGAAGCTGCAGCGCAAAGGTTTCCTTGAGCGCGACGTTGAGCGCATGGTGAAGAATGATCGCAACATCTTCGCAAGCTGCATGCTGCAAGCTGGCCATGGTGACGCGATGGTTACGGGTCTTACCCGCAACTATTATCGCGCACTCGAAAACATCTGCCGCGTGATTGATACGAAAAAGGGTGAGTTCCTGTTCGGCATGTCGGCGCTGGTGACCAAAAACCGTACCGTATTTATTTCGGATACGGTGGTGCAAGAACTACCAACTTCCGAAGAACTGGCAGACATTGCCATTCGTACGGCGAAGAAAGTGCGTCAGCTTGGTCATGAGCCACGTGTTGCCCTGCTCTCTTACTCGAACTTCGGTAACCCGATGAAAGAGAAGAGCAAGCGCATTCGTGACGCGGTTGAGCTTTTGGATGAAAACAAAGACATCGACTTTGAATATGACGGTGAAATGTCGGCGGATGTAGCACTCAACACCGAATTGCGTGCGCTTTATCCGTTCTGCCGCTTGAGCGAGCCTGCAAACGTACTCGTGATGCCAGCACTGCATTCAGCGCATATTTCTTCGAACCTGATGGAAGAACTCGAAGTAGGTAGCGTGATTGGCCCCGTACTGGTTGGGTTAGAGAAACCGGTGCAAATCGCCAGCATGAACGCGTCAGTGTCCGATATCATCAATCTTGCTGCTGTCGCGTCAGTTGAGGCAATTGATGAGAAAAATCATAAGGTTACCAAGAAGCCAAAAAAGAGCGCAGTCGTTTCGATTGATAAAGCCAAAAAGAATTAG
- a CDS encoding type II toxin-antitoxin system RatA family toxin gives MPSHSETRPSPYSPEQLMAMVLDVEKYPEFLPWCRAARIVERHADYFLGELVISFNHLTERYTSKVTALKNDIKVELVKGPFKHLTNHWRFEPTATGTNIHFHLDFEFKSKLLDTLMGGLFTRATEKMTMAFMTRADALYKKD, from the coding sequence ATGCCCTCCCACTCCGAAACGCGCCCATCCCCCTACTCGCCTGAACAACTTATGGCGATGGTGCTGGATGTCGAAAAATACCCCGAATTTTTGCCGTGGTGTCGTGCCGCGCGGATTGTTGAGCGCCATGCGGATTATTTTTTAGGTGAGTTGGTGATTAGCTTTAATCACCTGACGGAGCGTTACACATCAAAAGTCACGGCGCTGAAAAATGACATTAAGGTGGAGCTGGTGAAAGGACCCTTCAAACACCTCACCAACCATTGGCGCTTTGAGCCAACGGCTACGGGCACGAATATCCACTTTCATCTCGATTTTGAATTTAAATCCAAGCTGCTCGATACGCTCATGGGCGGGCTATTCACCCGCGCGACCGAGAAAATGACCATGGCCTTCATGACCCGCGCCGACGCGCTTTACAAAAAGGACTAG
- a CDS encoding epoxyqueuosine reductase QueH — protein sequence MQQHEHAVEYVKHVDLAPPNGAKRVLMHSCCAPCAGELMEQMIANGIELTIFFYNPNIHPKKEYEIRKNENIRFAEKMGIPFVDADYDVQNWFARAKGMEREPERGVRCTMCFDMRFERTALYAYENGFPVITSSLGISRWKNMDQINDCGIRAAAPYEGITYWDYNWRKEGGGARMYEIAKREEFYAQQYCGCIYSLRDTNDWRESKGREKIAIGETWYEEKLKAN from the coding sequence ATGCAACAGCACGAACACGCAGTCGAATATGTAAAGCATGTGGACTTAGCGCCGCCGAATGGTGCTAAGCGCGTGTTAATGCACTCATGCTGCGCGCCATGTGCAGGGGAATTGATGGAGCAGATGATCGCCAATGGCATCGAGCTTACCATTTTCTTTTATAATCCGAATATCCACCCCAAGAAAGAATACGAGATTCGCAAGAACGAGAATATCCGCTTTGCAGAAAAAATGGGTATCCCATTCGTGGATGCGGATTATGACGTGCAGAATTGGTTTGCCCGCGCCAAAGGCATGGAGCGCGAGCCCGAGCGCGGCGTGCGTTGCACCATGTGTTTTGATATGCGGTTTGAGCGCACGGCGCTTTACGCGTATGAGAACGGTTTTCCCGTCATCACCAGCTCATTAGGCATTTCGCGCTGGAAGAATATGGACCAGATTAATGACTGCGGTATCCGTGCTGCTGCGCCGTATGAAGGCATTACGTACTGGGATTATAATTGGCGCAAAGAGGGCGGCGGCGCACGTATGTATGAAATCGCCAAGCGCGAGGAATTCTATGCCCAGCAATATTGCGGCTGCATTTACTCGCTACGCGATACGAATGATTGGCGCGAATCCAAAGGCCGCGAAAAAATCGCTATCGGCGAAACATGGTATGAAGAAAAGCTGAAGGCTAACTAG
- a CDS encoding bifunctional (p)ppGpp synthetase/guanosine-3',5'-bis(diphosphate) 3'-pyrophosphohydrolase codes for MIRQMELVEKIKSYDPNADEDLINKAYIYAMQKHGSQTRASGDPYFSHPVEVAYKLTQYKLDTASIITALLHDTVEDTDATLDEIQDLFGDEIRGLVDGVTKLNRLEIQSESTKQAENFRKLVVAMSQDLRVLMVKLADRLHNMETLHYIPKPEKRQRIARETLEIYASLAERIGMRRLKEELQELSFKELFPEARDSITKRLEFLRKQGQSQVQKVEDTLREMVQSSGIENGRVYGREKKPYSIWKKMESKGVTFEQLADIVAFRIIVNNVGECYQVLGLIHEKYHTIPGHFKDYISTPKVNGYQSIHTAVIGPHQQRIEIQIRTYEMHEVGEYGIAAHWGYKQGQDKAATEGTQYRWVRELLEILEQSEGPEEFLENTKLEMYHDQVFCFTPKGDIIALPRGSTPVDFAFAVHSGVGFTTVGAKVNGRIVPLKHQLKNGDQVEIITAKTQTPSPTWERFVVTGKAKSEIRRFIRTQQREEYVTLGKAILGKTFKQEGHELTDKMLEPALAVFQKKEAEDLYAEVGEGIINRNQVYDAVFHTRKSEGAGVQNPFSLAKLRKKTAKKGVPMPIKGLVPGMAIHFAGCCHPIPGDKIVGIVVTGKGITIHTMECETLENFADAPERWIDVSWDAGGGGGDETFIGRLKMSVSHETAALASVANVIAKDLGNISNLKITNRSTDFFELIIDVEVKNARHLSNIIASLRAKDVVQAVERM; via the coding sequence ATGATTCGCCAAATGGAGCTGGTCGAGAAGATCAAGTCCTACGATCCTAATGCGGACGAGGACTTAATCAATAAGGCCTATATTTATGCCATGCAAAAGCACGGCAGCCAAACTCGCGCCAGTGGCGACCCCTATTTTTCACACCCCGTCGAAGTAGCCTATAAGCTTACGCAATATAAGCTCGATACCGCCTCCATCATCACCGCATTGCTGCACGATACGGTGGAGGATACGGACGCCACGCTCGACGAAATCCAAGATTTATTCGGCGATGAAATTCGCGGGTTGGTCGATGGCGTTACCAAACTAAATCGTCTCGAAATCCAATCTGAGTCCACCAAGCAGGCGGAGAACTTCCGCAAGCTTGTCGTCGCCATGTCTCAGGACTTGCGAGTCTTGATGGTGAAGCTCGCCGATCGCCTCCACAATATGGAGACGCTACATTACATTCCGAAGCCCGAGAAACGCCAGCGCATCGCCCGCGAAACATTGGAGATTTACGCATCCCTTGCCGAGCGTATCGGTATGCGTCGCCTTAAGGAAGAGCTACAAGAACTCTCCTTCAAAGAGCTGTTTCCTGAAGCGCGTGACTCCATTACCAAGCGACTCGAATTTCTCCGCAAGCAAGGCCAAAGCCAAGTTCAGAAGGTGGAAGACACGCTGCGCGAGATGGTGCAATCATCGGGGATTGAAAATGGTCGCGTCTATGGCCGTGAGAAAAAGCCCTATTCCATTTGGAAAAAAATGGAGAGCAAGGGCGTTACCTTTGAACAACTGGCCGACATTGTTGCTTTCCGCATTATCGTGAATAACGTGGGCGAATGTTACCAAGTGCTCGGTCTGATTCACGAAAAATATCACACCATCCCTGGCCACTTTAAGGACTATATTTCAACGCCGAAAGTGAACGGCTATCAGTCCATCCACACCGCCGTTATCGGCCCACACCAGCAGCGTATTGAGATTCAAATCCGTACCTATGAAATGCACGAGGTCGGCGAATACGGGATTGCGGCGCATTGGGGTTATAAGCAGGGCCAAGACAAAGCGGCAACCGAAGGTACGCAATATCGCTGGGTGCGCGAACTGCTCGAAATTCTTGAGCAGTCAGAAGGCCCCGAAGAATTCTTAGAGAATACCAAGCTCGAAATGTATCACGATCAGGTATTCTGCTTTACGCCAAAAGGCGACATCATCGCGCTGCCACGCGGTTCAACGCCTGTCGACTTCGCCTTTGCCGTACACTCAGGTGTTGGCTTCACCACCGTAGGCGCGAAGGTAAATGGCCGCATTGTGCCGCTTAAGCACCAACTCAAAAACGGTGACCAAGTCGAAATCATCACGGCGAAAACACAAACCCCAAGCCCTACATGGGAACGATTTGTTGTTACGGGCAAGGCAAAGTCTGAAATTCGTAGATTCATTCGCACGCAGCAGCGCGAAGAATACGTTACGCTTGGTAAAGCCATTCTTGGCAAAACCTTCAAACAAGAAGGTCACGAGCTTACCGACAAAATGTTGGAGCCAGCATTAGCCGTGTTCCAAAAGAAAGAGGCTGAAGATCTATACGCCGAAGTGGGCGAGGGGATAATCAATCGCAACCAAGTCTATGATGCGGTGTTCCATACACGCAAATCCGAAGGTGCGGGGGTGCAAAACCCTTTCAGCCTTGCCAAGCTTCGTAAAAAGACCGCTAAAAAAGGCGTGCCTATGCCTATTAAGGGGCTGGTACCAGGCATGGCGATTCACTTTGCTGGCTGCTGTCACCCTATTCCAGGTGATAAAATCGTCGGCATCGTGGTGACGGGGAAGGGCATTACCATCCATACGATGGAGTGCGAAACGCTAGAGAATTTCGCAGACGCGCCTGAGCGTTGGATTGACGTATCGTGGGACGCAGGCGGTGGCGGAGGTGATGAAACCTTTATTGGCCGTCTAAAAATGTCCGTAAGCCATGAAACGGCGGCATTGGCATCCGTTGCCAACGTCATTGCTAAGGATTTAGGGAATATCAGTAACCTAAAGATCACCAATCGCAGCACCGACTTCTTTGAATTGATTATTGATGTAGAAGTCAAAAACGCCCGCCATCTTAGCAACATCATCGCTTCTTTGCGTGCCAAAGACGTGGTGCAGGCCGTTGAGCGCATGTAA
- a CDS encoding DNA-directed RNA polymerase subunit omega: protein MARVTVEDCILSIPNRFDLVITAAQRAKQISSGMPLTIDRDNDKDSVVSLREIAEKTIDKSLVHEEIIQHFQKKSGFDPNDKIEGEEEQKHSVYSVNSHGEIEQAFEDARQYIASDQPSQGMSFVEENVEVDD from the coding sequence ATGGCACGCGTTACCGTTGAAGATTGTATTTTAAGCATCCCAAACCGCTTTGATTTGGTTATTACCGCCGCGCAGCGCGCGAAACAAATCAGCTCGGGCATGCCGCTGACCATTGACCGTGATAACGATAAAGATTCCGTAGTTTCCCTGCGTGAAATCGCTGAAAAGACCATCGACAAATCGTTGGTTCATGAAGAAATCATCCAGCACTTCCAGAAGAAGTCTGGCTTTGACCCCAACGATAAGATCGAGGGCGAAGAAGAGCAGAAGCACTCGGTTTACTCGGTGAATTCGCATGGCGAAATCGAACAGGCGTTTGAAGATGCCCGCCAGTACATCGCTTCCGACCAACCTTCACAAGGCATGAGCTTTGTTGAAGAAAACGTCGAAGTAGACGACTAG